The genomic region TCGATCAGGTTTAAATCGACGACCTCATGTCCACTGTTTTTTGCAGACTCTATGTAAGCAAGCGCCATAGATCGGCAGAATGAGTTTTGATTCGGATGACCCGTAATGACAACTATGTTTTTACGCATCAAGCTCCCTTTTTTGATGTTAACAAATGATAACATTAATGTTAATACTTGTAAACATACAAGTTAAGGTCTAAATTGGTCTCTAATGGCAAAAGCATTAAAAAAGCAGAGGCGATTGTATCACCATGGAGCACTCAAGAAAGGACTTGTCGGTGCGGCCTCGATGTTGATCAAAAAAAATGGTCATGTCGGGTTTAATCTCAGAGACTTAGCAAAAGAGTGTCAGGTTTCGGCGCCAGCCGTTTATCGTCATTTTAGCTCTAAGAACGCATTAATGGTGGCCATTGCAGAAGCGGGATTTAAAAATATTTTATCCAAGCTAAAGACGGAGTTACCTTTAAAAGATGAAGTTGACGCCAAAGAGCGACTTGTTTGTCTGGGTGAAATTTACGTCCAATTCGCGATCGAAAATGAAGGTGAGTTTCGCGTGATGTTTAGTCGAGAGCTGTGTCAAATTCCTGAATACAAATTAATCGAACCCCTAGCATCAGAAGCATTTGTGATATTAAAAGAGTTAATATCTGAAGTCTTGCCAAAGCATATTTCAGAGACTGATAGGCAAAACGGAGTTATGAAGTCGTGGGCTTTAGTG from Bdellovibrionales bacterium harbors:
- a CDS encoding TetR/AcrR family transcriptional regulator; amino-acid sequence: MAKALKKQRRLYHHGALKKGLVGAASMLIKKNGHVGFNLRDLAKECQVSAPAVYRHFSSKNALMVAIAEAGFKNILSKLKTELPLKDEVDAKERLVCLGEIYVQFAIENEGEFRVMFSRELCQIPEYKLIEPLASEAFVILKELISEVLPKHISETDRQNGVMKSWALVHGLASLRIDGNVDDLSQQQFYKMVRSVLNF